The Chryseobacterium oranimense genome contains the following window.
TGCCTTTTACCATAGAAGATAGTCTGGAATTGATCTCTAAAATAAAAGACAAGAGAATGCTTCTTCAGTTTGCCGGCCCTGCCTATCATTTTCCCCTGACAAAAGAACAGCTGGAGATTGATCTTGAAAATGAAAACAGATTCATGTTCAGGGTTTTTGATGAAACGGAACAAAAAGTGATCGGCCATGCCCAGATTTTTTTGAAAGAAAATACTTTTCTGTTGGGAAGAATCCTGATCTGGGACGAAAATAACAGAGGAAAAGGTTACGGAAAGAAAATTGTGCAGAATCTTCTGCAATATGGTTTCAGTCATTTCAACAGAGAAACAGCCGAACTGAATGTATACGACTGGAACACCGGAGCTATTGAATGCTATAAAAAAGTAGGTTTCGAAATTGATCCGGAGGTTCTGAGTGAAGTCTGTATCGACAACGAATTATGGCTTTCCATTAATATGAAAATTAATAAGAACACTTTTGAATCCCTGAAATAATGGCAATATTTACAGCACTCCGCCCCATACTTTGGGTTAAAAATATGGATGAGACCATAGGATTTTATACCCAGATTCTCGGCTTTACTTTGATGGGAAGAAATGACGATTGGCAATGGGCCTCGATCCGTAAGGACGAAGTGCAGATCATGTTTTCCCAAAATGAATATGAAAAACCAAACGGAATAAGTTTTACAGGCTCATTTTATTTCAATGTTGATGATGTTGACAATCTTTGGGAAGACCTTAAAACAAAAGCCAAAATCTGTTATGAAATTGAGA
Protein-coding sequences here:
- a CDS encoding GNAT family N-acetyltransferase; the protein is MIQLLPFTIEDSLELISKIKDKRMLLQFAGPAYHFPLTKEQLEIDLENENRFMFRVFDETEQKVIGHAQIFLKENTFLLGRILIWDENNRGKGYGKKIVQNLLQYGFSHFNRETAELNVYDWNTGAIECYKKVGFEIDPEVLSEVCIDNELWLSINMKINKNTFESLK
- a CDS encoding VOC family protein; amino-acid sequence: MAIFTALRPILWVKNMDETIGFYTQILGFTLMGRNDDWQWASIRKDEVQIMFSQNEYEKPNGISFTGSFYFNVDDVDNLWEDLKTKAKICYEIETFDWDMREFAVYDNNGYILQFGQSVDNIGNTE